The genome window AACCGCTTCTTAATGGTTGGTGTACTCTCATCGGCCGCCAAGATACCTTTTCCGGGCACCACCATAGCTTTCGCTGTCGATTCCAACTGTTCAAGATTCATCTTTCTTTATACTCCCTATTTTGATATTGATTAAGCTTGCTCTATATTCACAAGCATACTGTTGAACCATTCCGCCGTCACATCAAAAGGTTTTCCACCTTTGATTCGATCAAAGTTGATAAGACTCAATTCACTATTTCTGTCCGTATCGAGGCCAACTACGCCGCTCTCTCCACTCAAAGCATATTTGACAGCCATGGTAGCACTTCTCTTGATCAAATCCAGGTCCTCCCCGTTAGGTGCAGCGGAGCGGGCGAAGTAACCGCTTTTTTGAACGAGGATTTTATCCGATTTGAGCCGTTTCCCAAACTGTTCGGCGAACCACAAACCAGGATTGATAAGATCGAGTTTCACATGGCCGAAAGCGTCTCTCTCAACCTCCTCCCCCATCGCCTCCTTTTCCTTCACGATCGTATCAATACCCGCACCCTCACTGAGGAAAATGTTGACCCCGTCTTTCTCATTCATCTTTTTCATTAGACGTTCACATTCAGCTGAAAAATCTATATCCGTTTCAGGCACGTAAACCGCATCTACATCCCACCGATCTTCGGAGACTAGAATCTCGGGAAGAAATGTTTTCTGTTTCAACCGTTCGCGGTATGCGTGGGCCGTGGCAGCGGTGAGCCAGCCGCAGTGGCGGCCCATCACTTCATGAATAATGAGTTGGCGACGGCTCGTGGTATTTTCATTGGCAATATTCTCAAAAAATACGGCTCCCTGCTCCGCCGCCGTTGCGGCACCCAAGGTTTGAACAATAGGATAAACATCGTTATCTACCGTCTTTGGCAACCCCACCACAGTGAGCTCAACACCCATCTCCTTTAAAACAGCAACGAGGCTCGCCGCCATGCTATTGGTATCGTCACCACCGATAGTATGTAAAATAGAAATACCATCTTCCAGAAGCTGCCGGGCCGCAACCTTTAATGGATCCTCCCCATCTTGAATAAAGCCGCGTTTGACACAGTCTTCCACATTGG of Candidatus Neomarinimicrobiota bacterium contains these proteins:
- a CDS encoding pyrophosphate--fructose-6-phosphate 1-phosphotransferase, with translation MAQNKIAFLTSGGIAPCLSASIGALMLEYNHKAPESDMLGYLHGYRGLLLGKSLEISTSVRERAQTLLSFGGSPIGNSRVKLTNVEDCVKRGFIQDGEDPLKVAARQLLEDGISILHTIGGDDTNSMAASLVAVLKEMGVELTVVGLPKTVDNDVYPIVQTLGAATAAEQGAVFFENIANENTTSRRQLIIHEVMGRHCGWLTAATAHAYRERLKQKTFLPEILVSEDRWDVDAVYVPETDIDFSAECERLMKKMNEKDGVNIFLSEGAGIDTIVKEKEAMGEEVERDAFGHVKLDLINPGLWFAEQFGKRLKSDKILVQKSGYFARSAAPNGEDLDLIKRSATMAVKYALSGESGVVGLDTDRNSELSLINFDRIKGGKPFDVTAEWFNSMLVNIEQA